GAGGTCGAAGTCCCGCGCCTCCTCCCACACGGTGAGGGTGCGGGAGCCGAGGGCCTCGTCCGGCCCGGCGACGGTGAGGACGTAGCGGCCGTTGGCGGGACGGGGCACCTCGTAGCGGCCCTCGTGGTCGGTGCGCACGCTCGCGACCAGGCCGCCGGTGCCGCGGGTGAGGGCGACCAGCGCGTCGACCACCGGACGGTCGTCGGCGTCGCGGATGGTGCCGCGCAGGGTGAGCCGTTCGCGCAGCACGATCGGTGGGATCGGGGCGGCGCTGTCGAGGGTCATCATCCGCGAGCGCGGACGCCAGCCGTCGGCGGCGGTCACGACCAGGTAGTCGGCCGGCCGGGGGACCGCGGCGGCGAACCGGCCTTCGGCGTCGGCCTGGCCCCAGTCGACCGCCCGGCCGTCGGGCGTCAGCACGGTGACCACCGCGTGCCGGATCGGCTGGCCCTTGAGGCTGAGCACCTGGCCCTTCACGATCTGCGCACGGCTGGTGTTCTCGGCACCGGAGCGGTCCGCCTCCTCGGCGTACTCCCGCATGCTGAGCATGGGTACGCCGATCAACGCGGTCGCCAGCCCTGCGCCGGAGGCGATCCAGAAGATCAGCTCCAGGGAGTCCAGCGTCGGCAGCTCCCGGCCGCCCACGGTCATCACGGACGCGGTCGTGATCGCGGCGGTGACGGCGCTGATCGTGGAGGTGCCGAGCGAGCGGAGCAGGACGTTGAGGCCGTTGGCGGAGGCGGTCTCGGTGACCGGCACCGCGCGCATGATCAGGGTCGGCAGGGCGCCGTACACCATGGCGGTGCCGGTGCCGACGGCCACGGAGCCGACCACGATCTGGGCGAGGTCCGCGCTGTAGAAGACCCGCCAGAGGTAGGCGGTCCCCATCAGCAGTGCGCCGGCGACGAGGGTGACCTGCGGGCCGAAGCGCCGGATCAGCCAGGCCGACACCGGGGCCATCAGGCCGAAGGCCGCGGCGTTGGGGACCATCCAGAGGCCGGTGTGGAGGACGTCGAGGCCCTGGCCGTACCCGGTCGCCGCCGGCATCTGGAGCAGCAGGGTCGTCACCAGCATGTTGGCGAACATGGACAGGCCGGCGAAG
This region of Nocardioides sp. L-11A genomic DNA includes:
- a CDS encoding MFS transporter, with the protein product MVVEPVRPRTSPALIVAMLSCCGIVVSLQQTLLLPLLPDLPRLLDTSADSASWLVTATLLSGAVATPTISRLADMYGKRRMMVVSLGVAVAGSLLGAVSQVLPLLIAARALQGVGVALIPVAIAIMRDELPRDRVPLGVALMSATLAIGAGVGLPLSGLIVEHMDWHASFWLTGIVGIVLIAGTLGLLPESPVRTSGAFDLRGALILSVALTAILLALSKGGQWGWLGPRTVGSAAAGVALIAVWIPLELRTPRPLVDVRVAARRAVVLVNLASVFAGLSMFANMLVTTLLLQMPAATGYGQGLDVLHTGLWMVPNAAAFGLMAPVSAWLIRRFGPQVTLVAGALLMGTAYLWRVFYSADLAQIVVGSVAVGTGTAMVYGALPTLIMRAVPVTETASANGLNVLLRSLGTSTISAVTAAITTASVMTVGGRELPTLDSLELIFWIASGAGLATALIGVPMLSMREYAEEADRSGAENTSRAQIVKGQVLSLKGQPIRHAVVTVLTPDGRAVDWGQADAEGRFAAAVPRPADYLVVTAADGWRPRSRMMTLDSAAPIPPIVLRERLTLRGTIRDADDRPVVDALVALTRGTGGLVASVRTDHEGRYEVPRPANGRYVLTVAGPDEALGSRTLTVWEEARDFDLQLGTPLADLTDRSSRSEVGGTT